TTCGCTAGACGTGGTTAACTGAGAACATCAATATCTTGGTATTCctagtaaaaaattattttgcatcAGTTAAACTGCGTTATAGACTTATAGTTTATAGGATTATTGAATAGTCCTATTCAGTCCAAAGAATATTGTATTCGATTTCTTTAAATTGGGAAAATTTGTCCTTGAACTTGAAACCAGGGAGGGGTATCATGAGCTTGTCCAGTTGCCTATTTTTATGGTCAAATTGTGTAGTAGGAATTAGGACTGCGTTCAAAGATTGTAATTTGGTTTTGATATGTGAAAGTCATTTCGCaatgcaaataaaaaaattgaaacatccTTTGATATTTATGTCAACACATGGCTATTAATTTGTATATGAACAAAGAAAAAATCAAGCGAAGCCCAAGAGAGATCTTCTGCACTTCAAGttgtggagttggaatttgGATTCATttacaaacaaaattcataacacTAGTATtcatattgaaaattttgatatacATTCAATTCAAGGGTTACAAATCTTGGCTGGATACTTGAATTCTTCAAAGATGCATGAATATGCATACATGATAGGTAACCTTAAACTTGACTTGTATGTGGCTGCCTCATTTGATGTTGTCAAACCAACAAAAggaaaacattaaattgaacTATATAAGCACTCTGCCCGTTATAGTCTCCCCAGCGATGACGTGCTTGATCGGCTTTCATATCCCCCAGAGGTGCCAGACAAAGAATTGGATTCACTCATATTGTCCTACAACAAagcaaaacatatatataattcaatattGATTTGATATTGTCAATGTGATATTATTATCTCTATATATAAAAGGAAGCATTAATAATGAATGAATGACTCACTTGATTTGAGGAAGCTGTGGAATTGATGAAATAGTTACCGCTACCTCTGGGATTAAATGCTGCACCACCACCTCTATACATCATCATAGGCATATTTTCATCAGCAAATATTCTGAGTTTGTTGAGCTCAGGCAACACAACTTTACCAAGATCGGGTCTATCTTTTCTCCTCATTTCAGCACACTGAAGAGAAAGTTTAGCGAAATGCAAGGCGTGTTCAATAGGCCAATCTTGTACAGCAGGATCAAGCATCTCAGCAAAAGTTCCCTTCTCAATAGATCTTCCAACATGAtgagtcaaacccattggtgGCTTGGCTGTTACCAATTGTAAAAGCATGATTCCAAGTGAGTAAATATCAGATTTGATGCCAAGCATACCAGTTTGCTGGTACTCAGGATCAATGTAACAGAAAGTTCCTGCAGTTGATGTCATGCGGTACTGAGTAACAGTGTCTTGAACAGAAGGAGGAACAAGCCTTGCCAAACCAACATCACCTATCTTGCTCACATAGTTTCGGTCGAGCAAAATGTTTCCAGGCTTTAAGTCACGATGTACGATTGGTTCTGGCTTAGCCTGGTGAAGGAAAAGGAGTCCGGTGGCTATCTCAGCAGCAATTTGAAATCTCAACTGCCAAGGAAGAGGTGGTGACTTACCTCTCCTGAAAAGACAATCATCCAAACTTCCATTAGCCATGTATTCATACACTATGCAACCAAATTCTGGACATGCTCCTAAAAGAAGCACCATGTTTGGATGCCTAATACAACTCAACACTTCAACTTCCTGGTTAAATTGTGCCCTTCCTTGAGCAGCATCTGATTTCAACACTTTAATAGCAACCTGTGTATGATCAAGTTCACACTTGAAAACAGGACCATACCCTCCTTCACCAATCTTGAGTGTGTCTGAAAACCGTTTTGTCGCGTCTTCAATTTCCTCAATGCTGTATCTTCTGTACCTTGCAGTGGTGCCGTGTGAATGAAAAGAATCTTCTGATTTCTTCCTCTGATTTGCTTCTATTTCGCTTTTTCTTTCGACATTCATTCTTTTTTGCGCTTCCAGCACTGCAATTCTCTGAGATGCTTCAGCTGCCTTGAGTGCAGCTTTACACTTTTCTTGTTCCATCTCTACCATAGCCATTGCTGCTCCTTCACCTTCTCTTGCTTCTTCTAActtcttttcttcttctgatTTCCAACGTTGAAGTTCAATTGCCTTCTGTTTTGCTGTGAGAGCTTCCTTGCAAGCTGAACTGTACATTTCCATTGTCTGTTTCAGTTCAAGCTTCAGCCTCCTCATCTCTGCTTCCACTTCATCCTATATCATATGTAAACACGAATTACTTACTTATGATGATTGATGATTTTGAGGATCATATATATGTAATAAAAATGCAGCATGAGAGGTGAGTgatttatatatagatataccGAGGCGTCAGATAACCGTAATGAAGAAGAGGCGTTAGCACTGCCTTGGGAGCTGAATGAATAATTATCCAAAGGAGAGGACAAGTCAATTGATTTTTGTCCACCTCCACCAGAAAAGGATGAAGCAAAGCTGCTTTTTGCATCAAAATCAGAGCCAAATGATAGCCTACTGGGAATTCCACTACTACTATTGTCAAGATCATCAACATTATACAATGAAGGGAATATTCGATCAATACTTGGCCTTCCACTGCTGACAAATGATATATCTGAATCAGGGATTGATGACTCATATGCTTTGTGTCCTCTCCTATTGAACGGTGATCTgaatatacatataataatgaATTAGTGTTAATATTTATGACTAACATGAATGATGTATGAAGTAATTGTGATTACTTACATCATTTCTTGTTCATCATCCAACCCCTGCTGCCGGAAACCACCATATGCTGCATGCCTCTCTGATGTAGctgaattattttgatccatCATATTCATAGAATTAAACTACTAGTgttttgatatataatataaagtttAGCAAAATTAAATGAAGGGAGTGATGAACATACGTCGTGGCGGGTAGTTACGTGTGATTTGCGGGTCAGAGAATCTATCAGGACTACGAGTTGGCATTAATGGATTTgaatgttgttgttgtggtAATTGGTAAGAACCAGCATGAGGCGGTGATGGCGATGGCGATGGTGCTGCTGATTTTGGAACTGGAGCAGTTGCAGATCTTACACTTGAGATTTTTCCTTTAGAAATTATATATACTGTGCAGAATGGTGGTGCAGATTTTGAGACAGAAGTTGGAACATCTGTTGTCCTAAATCTTCTGCCATAAATATTTGTTCATCATGAAacaaatcatattattattataagtattaATGTAATTAAGTATCTATCCTTaatgaatgaatattatttacatACCTAACAATGCCACCCCTTGTTGATGCCCCAAGTACAAGAAGCTCGATAGCATGAGATGAAATGCATTCTGTTAATGCCTTTGATATATCCATCTCTTCCAACAACACTTCTTTGCATTGTATCTGTTGAATTGCATTGGACACCAAATCATAATTTTCAATTCttatttgaatgaatgaatgaatgaatgaatgaatgaaaataAAGAATGTGCTTACATTTTTTCTATTGCAGAAAACACGAAATGAATCAAAAAGATCTTTGGATTCGCCATCAATGACGGTTTCGTTGCCATCCCCATAGTTACCCGCTGCatgattgataaattgaataaatgaataatatgAATTGGTAACAATAATGAAATGGTTGAAGGAatgaaatagaaatagaaattacATGGTACGGAAGCATTAGATGTTCTTAGTTTAACATGAATAAGATAAAGGCATTGATCTTTGGGAAGAAGATTTTCAACGGCCCATTTGGCAGCGTGTTGGCTTGTTTTATTATTCTCAATAGCCACAGCCACAACACGTCCTGCACCCAGTTTCTTCTCTGAACCAATATTCGACCGAGACATTTTCTCTCAGTCGAATCTTTCACCCTTTCTTCTCCCCAAAttcaattttacaaaacaagTTAAGAGAACTTAAGTAACCcccatcaattataaatattatatatcatcAACGAGGTGTTCCAGCGTCACTTCTTTAAGTGTTGTTTGTTGCAGCTTCTAAATttagttaatattaatattctACGTGTATGCTCCACCACGTACATTTCATTTTCGGTGTCTACAATTCCATTTTCATTATCACCATAATGCTAAACAATTCGTTGTCAAAATTTtctcatttttagtttttaatctaattttaattaataccaTATTGCACGTATCACAATTCAAATATACTAATggttaatcaaaattatttgctattttttttctccatttcatttatcatctttaaacttattttataacGGATGGAGTAATATTTATAACTACGTGTATGtgtcaaatattattttatctctatttaaatttttattttttacacaaaataaatttatttaaatataattttattaagagAAAACTTCTATCTAAATAATACattctacaaaataaaatataagaaaaaaccATAACGTATGTATGTAAAGAAAGTATTTAATTAACTAGTTAAGCCATTAGTAAATATATCTTCTATAAATACAATATGTTACAAAAAATTATcacttttcttaatatatattaataatgtgAAGAATCCACCAactatatcaataattaatcaaattttaaacacatcTTTCTTTAATACCAATATATTATCACTCcaagaaaaataacataaataattatctctaatcattgataaaattaattatgtttggTACTTGACCAGAGAAAGATAACgtcataattattttaagtaatttatctttttatagtTCTTACATAATCCTCTAAATGGTGATTATTGCTTGTGCAATTTGAGAAAAATCAAGAATAGtagaatgaaaaataaaatgtggCCACCAAAATCCTTACCACTTATTAATAGTTTTGTTTAATTAGGCAGCCCTTATTAATAGTTATAGATTTGAGCACTAGTCCGTTTTTCTCAATGGACAGAGTTGTGTGCTTATAGAACTTACAAAATTTTAGAACTAGTAAGTACTCTTAAAGAGAGATAGAAATGACAATTGCAAAGCAAATAAAAATGGTATATTGATTCAATTCCTCAAGTACATCTCATCTCATGATGATTGACATTAAGCTCTTGTTCTTTCCCCTCACAATAACCTCAcctcattcattcattcattacaCTATATAATGAAAACATTGAAATCCAGTAATGTAACAGACAGAGATGCATGAAGCATTGCTTTCCATTATTCATGCCATggcatatgttttttttatgtggATCAAGAAGTATCCAATCCAAGTTATGTTTATGGATGGAAACCTTCATTCATTCAACCAATATTCATTCATCAACAAACTCACTTCTTCCCACCATGCATGACAAACAAATCTTTTCAAAGCTCATGATCACTTCAACATGTAATTAAGCTTCTTCACCAGcatgatcaattgaatagaaatcatcttcattattaatattaatatgatCTCTTTCTTTTACCTCTTGAATTCTTTCTACAGCTTCTTGCAAATCAAATCTCTTGTCCACATCCATATCACAACAAACCAATGCAATCTTCAAAAGCTTAACAATCTCCCTTTCACTGTTTCTATCTAACTCCATGTCTTTATCAAACACCTCACTGCTCCACTCTTCAGGAACAATAGAATCAACCCAATTGGCCAAACTCAACTCACTTCCTTTAATCTGTTGTACAAAATTAGTAGGGAACTTTCCAGTTACTATTTCCAAAATCAGTATTCCAAGACTCCACACATCAGTCTTCTTAGTGATCCTGCCTTGCTGCAAATACTCAGGGGATTTGTATATAGCAATGATTTCAGGAGCAATATCTTGGTTTATCACAGGTACTAATCCATAGTCAGCGAGGACAGGCTCCAATGACTCACTTAGAAGAACATTTGAGGACTTAAGATGACCATGAGGCGCAATCATCATCGGCATCTCTTTGTAAAGATATTCAATACCATTTGCTACACCTTTCACTATCTTCAACCTTGTTGGCCAATCAAGGCTTGTCTCTCCTATACCTTGGTATCCTGTACAAATTAAATGTAACCATATTAACTATATAATCTTGTCCATGATATATATGTTAAATCACTCTCAATATGTATGTATCTATGATGCATGCATGATGCAAAACAGAAGCTCTAAAAGCATGCAGTTGGGTGTAAAATCAATCATATGTGGGGCTTTAAGACAAATTTTTTAACAATCTGATGGGTATGATTGATTCACGGTATAAAAAGTCATTATACTAAGACAATGATGTTCTTATACTTACCGTGAAGGCGAACGGCCAAGCTGCCATTGGGAACAAAGTCAGTAATCAAGAGCTTTTCATCTCTTTTGTAGTAGTAAGATAAGAGAGGAAGGATATTTGGATGATTCAACCTTCCTAGTCTACGCATGTGTTCTCTAAACTCTTCCCTACCAACATTGTTCATCTGTTTGAATCTTTTGACAACAACAGTGGGGCCAGTCAAGAGAACAGCCTTATAAGATGAACTATGACAACCACTTCCCAATATCTCAGCAGAGGCTTTCAACAGATCTTGCAAATCAAACTGACCTGATGCTTCTTCTCTCACAAAGGACAACCTCATGTTGTCTCCTTTTCTATTACTGTGGTTGGTGCTTTCTCGTGATCTTATCGAACCTTGATCATCTGAATTGTTATTTAACGATGATGATCCTCCTTTCTTTTGAATGTTACTATCCCTGCTGTTGCTGCTGCCAACACCaactcctcctcctcctcctacTAATTCTCCttgtttagatttttttcttcttttaataaGGAGAAATAATATTACTGCTACAATCACAAGCAGTGCAAGACAAGCAAGAACCACAGCCACAACACCACTCGTATTTAATGATGATGATTTCTTTTTGGACGAGGGACATGCACCTAAAGGGGCTCCACATAGCTTTTCATTACCTGCGCTGACCCTCATTTCGTATCAATTAATTGCATTATATTTACTGCTAAACTATCTTTTACACTTGTACTAAACTAGTTTAGACAAACatctttattaaatatttatagcaTAAGTGCTTATGAATAAGTTATTCCTATAacagtaaataaaataaaaaagtcaaactattttgatataAAGTACAAGCTGTTTTCATAAACTATTGGAAAAAACTTATAGAAATAAGCTAAAAACAATTCCTGAATATGTCATAACTTGTTTCTCTCCCAACTAGTCATACAAATGTTTATATCAgtactaatttaattaattatattctaattccctctttctctttttctaaattataatttagtctCTACATTGACGAATTACGCGCTTAACATAGGAATCTTACAGGCATCATATATGATGTTAAGACTCTAGAAATAATCATTCTAAATCAAGAGCTTATTCATCCGTCAGATAAAACTAAAACATGCACAGAATTTATCAATTATTGTGCtattaaaagtaaatatttttctacCATATAAAACAAACTCTTAGTGTGTTACCCGAAAAAGATGAAGCTGGGATATTGTTAAGAGTAGAAGGTATTTGACCCTCCAATTGATTATTAGCTACACTGAATGATTTAAACTTTTGTTGAAATTGAGGAATAGGACCACTGAATCTGTTACCATCCAACCTCAAAGAAATCAGCCTTGGCAAAGAAGCAAGAGAAGTTGGAATAGGACCACTCAACTGATTATTGGACagatatattttcttcaacCATTGCATCCCTTGAAACGCTTCGGCCGGAACCTCGCCGGAGAATTTATTATTGGATAAGTAAACCGTTTTAAGACCAGGAAGTTTGTTTAATTCTGGCCATGTTGTATCAAAATTGTTGTTCATGAAACTAATGGTTCTGATATAAGGTAAATGTTTAATGGAATCGACGTCAATGGTTCCTTTAAGGTTCATGTTTTCGAGTTTGAATCCCCAAACATGTCCTTTGTAACAGAGAACACctgaccaatttgaattatcaGCATTACATGGAGGGAGGGATGTGTTCCATGAAGAAAATGCTTCGTTGGTGATTTGGAAAGAGTTTTTTAATTTGAGGAGGGAATCTATGTCTGAAATAGAAGATGCAATGTTGATGATgagaataaaagaaaagaagaagaagaagaagaagaatggtgTTAAAGAAGTGGTGAAGAGTAGTGGTGTGGCTGCCATATGCATATAGTAAGAGAGGTAGGTTTAGATGGTAGGAAATATTGCATGCATTTTGAGATGGAGGAGAAAGGAAGAAAGCTAATGATAGCAAATAGAATACACGTGTACACGACATAGGTTGGTTGGTTAGTTAAGGTTGTTTGTTTGGTTCTTTCATTCACAAACAGAGATCCATAGAGAGAGGGGTCCAGCTTAATTCATCAGCTGACCGAGTCACtcctttttaaatatttaattatttatatttatttcttttgtgTTTCATGAAAGAGAGAATATGCATGTCTCTGTCTTCCTCATCACTAAGCAGAAATGCACGCCCAGCCTTACAATACCACACACTACATTATCTATCTCACAATATCATTTCAATAcaatatttattagtatttttttcctaattaatactatttacATAACTCATTACTTAATAATACTTGATAatgttaattttgtaaatatatcgCAAGTATCTTTctttcatatataatttttcctTAGTAAATGAATTGTCGGTGTAGTAGTAAAAAATTGACTCTATAATCTCGAGGAACAAGATCTCAACCTCATAAAAATCAGTTGTAATACATAATGAACAAATGTGATCCTCATTGTTTTACATATGAGCAAATGGTTAGTCCAATTTCCTTTATGACATGAGTCACCAAACATTGGTTTATTGGTTTGTTATATGATAACTCGACTCCAttaactcaattttttatttttttcatatctaAAATAGGTTGATATTTCTGTTTTGATATAACTCCACATCTAAGTTTAAAAAATAGGGTAAATTCAGCGCCAACCAATGAAATTAGAGAAATAAATTAACGAAACAGCTAAAAAGTTGCTATATATGGATACAATTTTgtgcaaaacaaaaaattattattggcTACAGTAGTCGGTTATTTCAGTTAGCCCCCCTTACTTGTTGTGTATGGCAAAACTACCCCAAACCAAAGTATAAGGTTTACAACAATTCACAAAGCAGCCTTCTATGTGCGCCATGATATAGTAAAAGGATCACGATTCCTAAATCCCAAAAACCACAACCATTTTCTTTAGGAGTTTCTCCCTAGTCTGCTTCTTAGCTTACAATGAACAATCGTGAGTTACTTACTTCATATATAGAACACGGTTGTagataacataataataataacgtaaAAAGCTCAAACTTAAACCATGCTAAAATCAAAAGTTCAGAACACTACATTTCTATGCATagcaaaatattttattcttaaaacAATTTGTCAAGCGTATTTGTGATATCTATgctacaatttatttttaagacaGAACACTAATCTTGAGCATTCCTTGTACAGACAATAGCATAATGAATTTATCATGTGCAACTTTTCACACGAATTCAAGGTACATAAATATCAAGGCTTTGTTGATCCGCTTAAGCAAGTGCCTCCTTAAACAATACATATTGCTTTTCCGGAACTAGAATGATAGTCAAGATGGTATTCTGAGGATTACTTATGACAGACTCCTGAAGGTCATGCTTGATCAACAATTCCATCACTGACCTTGACGTGTTGCAGCAGAGAGTGGTTCAACAGCCGCCAAAGGATTAACTTGATATGAAAATGCAAGCTGCCACAAATCGACCAAAGCCCTCTTTGCTGCAATCAATTGTCTTCTTACAATCCTAAACCATGAATAGTGACTATTCAGAAAAACATAACCCTTTGAAGGAGATAGAGCAAATCTTGTTGAACTTGTTTTTGATCTTACAATTACAAATCAAATTGACCAATTCAACAAGTTTTCGTTACAGTAAAGAAAGCGCAGTGAGAAAAGTATTACTCTATTATACATTATAACATGCCTCCCAACAAGAACAACTCACAAGCTCCCATTCACAATCTAGCAGTCTATTAGTCCTACGTATGTGCTAAAACACTACTCAAGTTTAACTTCACGCTAATAGCCCCTTATTGTTCATAAAAATTATGCATAAATTAATCAAGCTATTGATATAGATTAAATAAGGATAAGTTCAATATAAGATAGTAGTCCACTAGCCTTcaataaatactaaaaaaatttatagtttttcataaaagaaCAGCTATCCGCAAAACAGTGAAAAgataaagattaatttaaacaAAGCTACTTTTGATACACAACTCTATAGTGAGAGGATATGGACATTggataatagataatagatgtATAAGAGACACGTTCTACTGGAGAGCCAAGAATTCAAGTCATTTACCTTTTCAAAGTAGCCTGCTTTCTTCTGAAAACATAACAGATGAACAGGATCAAACAACCTAGCATAATCTTCCCACTAGATACGACGAATTTAGCATTACCAAACTTCAAATTAACAGAACGGAAACACCAGAAACATGTGTCTATTTGTTCAGAAAGTTTTGACACACCATCTTTGAACCTAAACATTTTATAGTCGGCATGTTTGCCTTTCAAGGCTTCAGGCGATCCTTCACGCTCATGTGGTTCTTTCAACAAATAAGTTGCATTGTTATTAGTAGGTGATTGCAGAGAGGAAACTTGAGACAAATTGGTACTTTTAAGAGAATGCATAGAGTGTAACCTTCGCAGAAGTCCCTACCAATACAGTGACAAAGCAATATTTAGTAAGTGAATGGGAAACCCGCATCTTAGGACAAACATTCTGATATTTACAAAAAGCAGAATTTTTCAACTTTCAAAACTACTTGTGTTGTTATTTGCCGTGTGTTCAATGTGCTAGGATCAAgttttaattatgaaaataataaataataaccaCTCTAGACAATCAAATAATCACACTTATAGACTTTTTATAAAGTGCATGTCAGCTGGCAAATTGAGCATTTCTAATCAGGCAAAACCTACCATAACTCGTTTCCCAATTCCGGTTGAAAATGTCTGATAAAAAAAGCTTTAATCTTGTCTGTAGAATAACTTACAAACTTAGCTACAGAGACAGAGAGCACCCTTACCTGTCGATTTTCCTCAGCCAATGGAGCATTCTCAACCCAGGAAATTGCAAGATCTACATCTTCTAGAATCGTTGCAAGAAGTGTGACGGCATATACCTCAACAACTTCCAAATATTCATCAATTCCAAGAATAAAGTGCCTTTCCAATCGACTTCCATGCTCTACATTTGCTTCTGCAATGAAAGCATCATATTGTCCATCCCCAAGACTCCATCCATCAAGAAACTCCTCGAGAAATTCTCGAACACCCAAAGCAGAACTTTGTTCTATTTGAAAACATGCTCTGAACCAAATAAGAAAAACACAAACATGAATCATATCACATCTTGTCACTTTTCCAATAGGGTATTTGCAGTAGTATCCTTGTAGCAAGGAGTTGCAAGCATACAAATCCTAGGGTCATGCAAGCAAACAAGCACTTAATGCAGGATCGTGAATAAGCTATATGAGGCACGTAAAAAATAGGAAACACCGTTTGTTAtcaagactaaaataaaaaatgacaaaagaAACCGAACAAACATTACATAAGGTGcatgttaaatgagtattaattGGAAGAGATAAATGAAAGTAAGTAACGAGCATACCCAGTAAGAAGAACTTGAGCGGGAATAGCTTTTAGTGAAACGAAATGGTGTCGGAGTTGATCAAAGATTTCTGAAGTCCTACAGCAGGCCATACATTCATATGATAATTAATGATCTGATATATAATGATAATTAATGAGAAAAATTGAAAAGGGAATTGGAAAGAAAAAGAGTAAGGGAGTTTCCTGCCTGCCAATTTGATTGAACGCCTGAAGGAGGACCATGGAAATTGATTCAAGCATATCTTGAGTTGCAATGTCGTGGTAATCATGGCGCAAGCGTTCCAAAATAGAGGAAGCTAGTGATGCAGCTTGTTCATACATGGAGCAAACAAGGTAGCTACAAAAAGAGATATGAATAACAATACCCTAATAAACAACAATGATTTGAgttattaaatcataaaaaagaaTACCTCTCTGAAACCTCGATTTCTTTCCATATCACTTCTTCGGTTATAATATCCATCTTATCCGTCTCAGCAGGAGGCAGTAGGCAAAATGGTGGGAAAGGGAGAACGATGACGACGACCGACCATCGACGTTATAATCAAAGAGGAGAGAAACTGTTACGGTGTGATTGGTTCAGATGATTATTTATTAAGGACCAACAAACTTGCAAAGAGAGACCTCAAgatatataattgttttttatttatttttttaaattatgtcattctcatttttaattatattattaatttctatttttaaatatgtattgacAATTTTATTGTTTTCACCTGCGATTTTGTTTtcgagtaaaaaaatataacaatgataaaatattattgttttgaGAGAAATTAAAAGCtgaaaatcaaatcaaattttctttttatattattgttcgCTCATTTTTACCATTCTAtccacttttaatttttttctttcctctttttctatttactgttttagtcttaaaataaagaaattgttTCTCGTTAAAAAGAACactaaaaccctaaaccctcaTACCATCATCCTTCAACACTCTTCCGGCCTCACACCCGCCGCAGCGCCGCCCTAAACTGCGGCTCCATCACTGCGTCTTCATCCCTTAGATTCTCGAGCAGTATGGGTATTTTTGAACCTTACAGAGCTATCGGATGTATCACCAGCACCGTCCCCTTCTCCGTTCAAAGACTCGGCACCGAAACTTTCATCACTGTGAGCGTCGGAAAGGCTTTTCAGATTTTCAACGTAACACTCAACCTCCTcctttttttcctttatttgaTTTGTTATTATTCTTGCTCTGTTCATTTAACTTCCAATTGTTTTCTGCAGTGTGCAAAGCTCACTTTGTCTCTCGTTGGTAATGAACACTCtgctttttatatttattagtatatttatttttaatttttttgagttCCACTGAATTTTTCTATTTTCCATTAAGGTCCTCAACTTCCGAAGAAGATTGGTGCTCTTGCTTCCTATCGCGATTATACTTTTGCTGCATACGGAAACACCATTGGTGTTTTCAAGCGTGCGCATCAGGTCCTGTGCATCACGTTcctatgttttttatttttgttctttttgaaGCTTTTTATTTGGAGAATTTTAACATTTGTTACCTTTTCAGGTTGCAACTTGGACCAGCCATAATgccaaagttaaatttcttctCTTGTTTGGAGAACATATTATCAGTCTTGATGTTGAGGGAAACATGTTCTTGTGGGCGTTCAAGGGAATCGAGGACAACCTTGTTCCGTTTGCCCACATTATGCTAGATCCGAAATTTAGTCCCACTTGTATTATGCATCCAGATACTTACCTTAACAAGGTGAACACATCTTTCTCCATGTCTAAGATTCATAGATATTGTATTGGTTAGACGAAAGATCACTCTTTTCTGATTGACAAACATGTAAACAGGTTCTTATTGGGAGTGAGCAAGGCCTAATGCAGCTTTGGAACATTAgcacaaagaaaaaaatatttgagtttaAGGGATGGGATTCACCTATCACCTGTTGTGTTTCGTCACCTGCTTTAGATGTTGTTGCAGTTGGCTGTACTGATGGAAGGATTCATGTTCACAACATCCGTTACGACGAAGAATTGGTTTCATTTACACATTCCACACGTGGTTCTGTGACTGCTTTATCTTTCAGCACTGGTAGGACTTGGAAACATTTAAATTCATTACTTTAAAGCACT
This region of Cicer arietinum cultivar CDC Frontier isolate Library 1 chromosome 8, Cicar.CDCFrontier_v2.0, whole genome shotgun sequence genomic DNA includes:
- the LOC101511100 gene encoding U-box domain-containing protein 52-like isoform X2, which translates into the protein MSRSNIGSEKKLGAGRVVAVAIENNKTSQHAAKWAVENLLPKDQCLYLIHVKLRTSNASVPSGNYGDGNETVIDGESKDLFDSFRVFCNRKNIQCKEVLLEEMDISKALTECISSHAIELLVLGASTRGGIVRFRTTDVPTSVSKSAPPFCTVYIISKGKISSVRSATAPVPKSAAPSPSPSPPHAGSYQLPQQQHSNPLMPTRSPDRFSDPQITRNYPPRPTSERHAAYGGFRQQGLDDEQEMISPFNRRGHKAYESSIPDSDISFVSSGRPSIDRIFPSLYNVDDLDNSSSGIPSRLSFGSDFDAKSSFASSFSGGGGQKSIDLSSPLDNYSFSSQGSANASSSLRLSDASDEVEAEMRRLKLELKQTMEMYSSACKEALTAKQKAIELQRWKSEEEKKLEEAREGEGAAMAMVEMEQEKCKAALKAAEASQRIAVLEAQKRMNVERKSEIEANQRKKSEDSFHSHGTTARYRRYSIEEIEDATKRFSDTLKIGEGGYGPVFKCELDHTQVAIKVLKSDAAQGRAQFNQEVEVLSCIRHPNMVLLLGACPEFGCIVYEYMANGSLDDCLFRRGKSPPLPWQLRFQIAAEIATGLLFLHQAKPEPIVHRDLKPGNILLDRNYVSKIGDVGLARLVPPSVQDTVTQYRMTSTAGTFCYIDPEYQQTGMLGIKSDIYSLGIMLLQLVTAKPPMGLTHHVGRSIEKGTFAEMLDPAVQDWPIEHALHFAKLSLQCAEMRRKDRPDLGKVVLPELNKLRIFADENMPMMMYRGGGAAFNPRGSGNYFINSTASSNQDNMSESNSLSGTSGGYESRSSTSSLGRL
- the LOC101511100 gene encoding U-box domain-containing protein 52-like isoform X1, whose translation is MSRSNIGSEKKLGAGRVVAVAIENNKTSQHAAKWAVENLLPKDQCLYLIHVKLRTSNASVPSGNYGDGNETVIDGESKDLFDSFRVFCNRKNIQCKEVLLEEMDISKALTECISSHAIELLVLGASTRGGIVRRFRTTDVPTSVSKSAPPFCTVYIISKGKISSVRSATAPVPKSAAPSPSPSPPHAGSYQLPQQQHSNPLMPTRSPDRFSDPQITRNYPPRPTSERHAAYGGFRQQGLDDEQEMISPFNRRGHKAYESSIPDSDISFVSSGRPSIDRIFPSLYNVDDLDNSSSGIPSRLSFGSDFDAKSSFASSFSGGGGQKSIDLSSPLDNYSFSSQGSANASSSLRLSDASDEVEAEMRRLKLELKQTMEMYSSACKEALTAKQKAIELQRWKSEEEKKLEEAREGEGAAMAMVEMEQEKCKAALKAAEASQRIAVLEAQKRMNVERKSEIEANQRKKSEDSFHSHGTTARYRRYSIEEIEDATKRFSDTLKIGEGGYGPVFKCELDHTQVAIKVLKSDAAQGRAQFNQEVEVLSCIRHPNMVLLLGACPEFGCIVYEYMANGSLDDCLFRRGKSPPLPWQLRFQIAAEIATGLLFLHQAKPEPIVHRDLKPGNILLDRNYVSKIGDVGLARLVPPSVQDTVTQYRMTSTAGTFCYIDPEYQQTGMLGIKSDIYSLGIMLLQLVTAKPPMGLTHHVGRSIEKGTFAEMLDPAVQDWPIEHALHFAKLSLQCAEMRRKDRPDLGKVVLPELNKLRIFADENMPMMMYRGGGAAFNPRGSGNYFINSTASSNQDNMSESNSLSGTSGGYESRSSTSSLGRL